A region of Bos javanicus breed banteng chromosome 17, ARS-OSU_banteng_1.0, whole genome shotgun sequence DNA encodes the following proteins:
- the ULK1 gene encoding serine/threonine-protein kinase ULK1 isoform X4, with protein MEPGRGGLEAVGKFEFSRKDLIGHGAFAVVFKGRHREKHDLEVAVKCINKKNLAKSQTLLGKEIKILKELKHENIVALYDFQEMANSVYLVMEYCNGGDLADYLHTMRTLSEDTIRLFLQQIAGAMRLLHSKGIIHRDLKPQNILLSNPGGRRANPNNIRVKIADFGFARYLQSNMMAATLCGSPMYMAPEVIMSQHYDGKADLWSIGTIVYQCLTGKAPFQASSPQDLRLFYEKNKTLVPTIPRETSAPLRQLLLALLQRNHKDRVDFDEFFHHPFLDASATVKKSPPVPVPSYPSSGSGSSSSSSSTSHLASPPSLGEMQQELQKTLTSPAEAAGFLHGSRDSGGSSKDSSCDTDDFVMVPAQFPGDLVAEAAGAKPPPDSLMCSGSSLAASTGLDSHGRTPSPSPPCGSSLSPSGRTGTFSSSRCGASVPIPVPTQVQNYQRIEQNLQSPTQYQTARSSAIRRSGSTSPLGFARASPSPPSHAEHGAALARKLSLGGGRPYTPSPQVGTIPERPGWSGAPSPQASEMRGGKSPRPGSSAPEHSPHTSGLGYRLHSAPNLSDLHVVRPKLPKPPTDPLGVAFGHPQASPPQPSHGLQSCRPLRGSPKLPDFLQRNPLPPILGSPTKTVPAFEFTKTPSSQNLLTLLARQGVVMTPPRNRTLPDLSEAGPFQGQQLGPGLRPTEDTKGPFGRSLSTGRLTDLLLKAAFGTQAPDSGSTDSLQEKPMEIAPSAGFGGNLHPGARAGGASSPSPVVFTVGSPPSGTTPPQGPRTTMFSVGSSSSLSSAGSSSARHLAPGAYSEATLEVPAPGHCCSFADPVTANLEGAVTFEAPDLPEETLMEQEHTEILHSLRFTLVFVQHILEIAALKGSASEAAGGPEDQLQESVVADQISLLSREWGFAEQLVLYLKVAELLSSGLQTAIDQIRAGKLCLSSTVKQVVRKLNELYKTSVVSCQSLSLRLQRFFLDKQRLLDRIQSVTAEKLIFSHAVQTVQSAALDEMFHRREDCVQRYHKALLLMEGLQQILTDQADVENIAKCKLCIERRLSALLTGICA; from the exons ATGGAGCCCGGCCGCGGCGGCCTGGAGGCCGTGGGCAAGTTCGAGTTCTCGCGCAAGGACCTGATTGGGCACGGCGCTTTCGCCGTGGTCTTCAAGGGGCGCCACCGCGAG AAACACGACCTGGAGGTCGCCGTCAAGTGCATTAATAAGAAGAATCTCGCCAAGTCTCAGACTCTcctagggaaggaaataaaaatcctcAAG GAATTGAAACATGAAAACATCGTGGCTTTGTACGACTTTCAG GAAATGGCCAATTCCGTCTACCTGGTCATGGAG TACTGTAACGGCGGGGATCTGGCCGACTACCTGCACA CCATGCGCACACTAAGCGAGGACACCATCCGGCTCTTCCTGCAGCAGATCGCGGGCGCCATGCGGCTCCTGCACAGCAAGGGCATCATCCACCGGGACCTGAAGCCCCAGAACATCCTGCTGTCCAACCCTGGCGGGCGCCGCGCCAACCCCAACAACATCCGGGTCAAGATTG CCGACTTCGGCTTCGCCCGGTACCTGCAGAGCAACATGATGGCAGCCACACTTTGTGGCTCCCCCATGTACATG GCCCCAGAAGTCATCATGTCCCAGCACTATGACGGGAAGGCAGACCTGTGGAGCATCGGCACCATCGTGTACCAGTGCCTGACAGGGAAGGCGCCGTTCCAG GCCAGCAGTCCCCAGGACCTCCGCCTCTTCTACGAGAAGAACAAGACGCTGGTCCCCAC CATCCCCCGGGAGACCTCAGCCCCGCTGAGACAGCTGCTCCTGGCTCTGCTTCAGCGCAACCACAAAGACCGCGTGGACTTTG ATGAGTTTTTCCATCACCCCTTTCTGGATGCCAGTGCCACTGTGAAGAAGT cccctcctgtgcCCGTGCCCTCGTACCCGAGCTCGGGGTCTGGCAGCAGCTCCAGCAGCAGCTCCACCTCACACCTGGCTTCCCCACCG TCCCTGGGGGAGATGCAGCAGGAGCTCCAGAAGACCCTGACCTCCCCGGCCGAGGCTGCTGGCTTCCTGCATGGCTCCCGGGACTCAGGCGGCAGCAGCAAGGACTCATCCTGCGACACCGACGACTTTGTCATGGTCCCGGCCCAGTTTCCAG gtgacctggtggctGAGGCAGCAGGTGCCAAGCCGCCCCCAGACAGCCTGATGTGCAGTGG GAGCTCGCTGGCGGCCTCCACAGGCCTGGACAGCCATGGCCGGACCCCGTCTCCTTCCCCGCCCTGCGGCAGCTCCCTTAGCCCCTCAGG CCGGACTGGCACGTTCTCCAGCAGCAGATGTGGGGCCTCTGTCCCCATCCCAGTCCCCACGCAGGTGCAGAACTACCAGCGCATTGAGCAGAACCTGCAGTCACCCACCCAGTACCAGACAGCGCG GTCCTCTGCCATCCGCAGGTCAGGCAGCACCAGTCCTTTGGGCTTTGCACGGGCCAGCCCATCACCCCCGTCCCACGCTGAGCACGGAGCCGCCCTGGCCAGGAAGCTGTCCCTGGGTGGGGGCCGGCCCTACACACCGTCTCCCCAGG TCGGAACCATCCCTGAGCGGCCAGGCTGGAGTGGAGCACCCTCCCCTCAAGCATCTGAGATGCGGGGTGGCAAGTCCCCTCGTCCAG gctcctctgcacctGAGCACTCTCCCCACACCAGCGGGCTGGGCTACCGCCTGCACAGCGCCCCCAACCTGTCCGACCTGCATGTCGTCCGTCCCAAGCTGCCCAAGCCCCCCACGGACCCGCTGGGGGTGGCGTTTGGCCACCCACAGGCCAGCCCCCCCCAGCCCTCCCACGGACTTCAATCCTGCCGGCCCCTGCGCGGCTCGCCCAAGCTGCCTGACTTCCTGCAGCGAAACCCCCTGCCCCCTATCCTGGGCTCCCCCACCAAG ACTGTGCCCGCGTTCGAGTTCACCAAGACCCCCAGCTCCCAGAACCTGCTGACCCTCCTGGCCCGGCAAGGCGTGGTCATGACGCCGCCACGGAACCGGACGCTCCCCGACCTCTCCGAGGCAGGGCCCTTCCAGGGGCAGCAACTGGGCCCCGGCCTGCGGCCCACCGAGGACACCAAGGGCCCCTTCGGAAG GTCCCTCAGCACCGGCCGCCTCACAGATCTGCTCCTTAAGGCTGCGTTTGGGACGCAGGCTCCCGACTCAGGCAGCACGGACAGCCTGCAGGAGAAGCCCATGGAGATTG CGCCCTCTGCTGGCTTCGGAGGGAACCTGCACCCAGGAGCTCGTGCTGGGGGCGCCAGCAGCCCTTCCCCCGTAGTGTTCACAGTGGGCTCGCCCCCCAGCGGGACCACGCCACCCCAGGGCCCCCGTACGACCATGTTCTCAG TGGGCTCCTCCAGCTCCCTCAGCTCGGCCGGCTCCTCCTCCGCCCGCCACCTGGCGCCCGGGGCCTACAGCGAGGCCACCCTCGAGGTCCCCGCCCCCGGCCACTGCTGCAGCTTTGCCGACCCTGTCACCGCCAACCTGGAGGGGGCTGTGACCTTCGAGGCCCCCGACCTCCCTGAGGAGACCCTGATGGAG CAAGAGCACACGGAGATCCTGCACAGCCTGCGCTTCACGCTCGTCTTTGTCCAGCACATCCTGGAGATTGCGGCTCTGAAGGGCAGCGCCAGCGAGGCAGCCGGGGGGCCTGAGGACCAGCTGCAGGAGAGCGTGGTGGCCGACCAGATCAGCCTGCTGAGCCGCGAGTGGGG TTTTGCAGAGCAGCTGGTGCTTTACCTGAAGGTGGCCGAGCTCCTGTCCTCGGGCCTGCAGACCGCCATCGACCAGATCCGGGCTGGCAAGCTCTGCCTGTCGTCCACCGTGAAGCAAG TGGTGCGGAAACTGAACGAGCTGTACAAGACCAGCGTGGTGTCCTGCCAAAGCCTGAGCCTGCGGCTGCAGCGCTTCTTCCTGGACAAGCAGCGGCTCCTGGACCGCATCCAGAGCGTCACTGCCGAGAAGCTCATCTTTAGCCACGCAGTGCAGACG GTGCAGTCGGCCGCCCTGGATGAGATGTTCCACCGCCGGGAGGACTGTGTCCAGCGCTACCACAAGGCCCTGCTGCTCATGGAGGGGCTGCAGCAGATTCTCACGGACCAGGCGGACGTGGAGAACATCGCCAAGT GCAAGCTGTGCATTGAGCGGAGACTCTCGGCCCTGCTGACCGGCATCTGTGCCTGA
- the ULK1 gene encoding serine/threonine-protein kinase ULK1 isoform X6, translated as MRTLSEDTIRLFLQQIAGAMRLLHSKGIIHRDLKPQNILLSNPGGRRANPNNIRVKIADFGFARYLQSNMMAATLCGSPMYMAPEVIMSQHYDGKADLWSIGTIVYQCLTGKAPFQASSPQDLRLFYEKNKTLVPTIPRETSAPLRQLLLALLQRNHKDRVDFDEFFHHPFLDASATVKKSPPVPVPSYPSSGSGSSSSSSSTSHLASPPPCFPQALGLSLSGLPSDPQSLGEMQQELQKTLTSPAEAAGFLHGSRDSGGSSKDSSCDTDDFVMVPAQFPGDLVAEAAGAKPPPDSLMCSGSSLAASTGLDSHGRTPSPSPPCGSSLSPSGRTGTFSSSRCGASVPIPVPTQVQNYQRIEQNLQSPTQYQTARSSAIRRSGSTSPLGFARASPSPPSHAEHGAALARKLSLGGGRPYTPSPQVGTIPERPGWSGAPSPQASEMRGGKSPRPGSSAPEHSPHTSGLGYRLHSAPNLSDLHVVRPKLPKPPTDPLGVAFGHPQASPPQPSHGLQSCRPLRGSPKLPDFLQRNPLPPILGSPTKTVPAFEFTKTPSSQNLLTLLARQGVVMTPPRNRTLPDLSEAGPFQGQQLGPGLRPTEDTKGPFGRSLSTGRLTDLLLKAAFGTQAPDSGSTDSLQEKPMEIAPSAGFGGNLHPGARAGGASSPSPVVFTVGSPPSGTTPPQGPRTTMFSVGSSSSLSSAGSSSARHLAPGAYSEATLEVPAPGHCCSFADPVTANLEGAVTFEAPDLPEETLMEQEHTEILHSLRFTLVFVQHILEIAALKGSASEAAGGPEDQLQESVVADQISLLSREWGFAEQLVLYLKVAELLSSGLQTAIDQIRAGKLCLSSTVKQVVRKLNELYKTSVVSCQSLSLRLQRFFLDKQRLLDRIQSVTAEKLIFSHAVQTENRGPRFQVSLQVQSAALDEMFHRREDCVQRYHKALLLMEGLQQILTDQADVENIAKCKLCIERRLSALLTGICA; from the exons ATGCGCACACTAAGCGAGGACACCATCCGGCTCTTCCTGCAGCAGATCGCGGGCGCCATGCGGCTCCTGCACAGCAAGGGCATCATCCACCGGGACCTGAAGCCCCAGAACATCCTGCTGTCCAACCCTGGCGGGCGCCGCGCCAACCCCAACAACATCCGGGTCAAGATTG CCGACTTCGGCTTCGCCCGGTACCTGCAGAGCAACATGATGGCAGCCACACTTTGTGGCTCCCCCATGTACATG GCCCCAGAAGTCATCATGTCCCAGCACTATGACGGGAAGGCAGACCTGTGGAGCATCGGCACCATCGTGTACCAGTGCCTGACAGGGAAGGCGCCGTTCCAG GCCAGCAGTCCCCAGGACCTCCGCCTCTTCTACGAGAAGAACAAGACGCTGGTCCCCAC CATCCCCCGGGAGACCTCAGCCCCGCTGAGACAGCTGCTCCTGGCTCTGCTTCAGCGCAACCACAAAGACCGCGTGGACTTTG ATGAGTTTTTCCATCACCCCTTTCTGGATGCCAGTGCCACTGTGAAGAAGT cccctcctgtgcCCGTGCCCTCGTACCCGAGCTCGGGGTCTGGCAGCAGCTCCAGCAGCAGCTCCACCTCACACCTGGCTTCCCCACCG CCCTGCTTCCCCCAGGCCCTGGGCCTGAGTCTCAGCGGGCTCCCCTCTGACCCCCAGTCCCTGGGGGAGATGCAGCAGGAGCTCCAGAAGACCCTGACCTCCCCGGCCGAGGCTGCTGGCTTCCTGCATGGCTCCCGGGACTCAGGCGGCAGCAGCAAGGACTCATCCTGCGACACCGACGACTTTGTCATGGTCCCGGCCCAGTTTCCAG gtgacctggtggctGAGGCAGCAGGTGCCAAGCCGCCCCCAGACAGCCTGATGTGCAGTGG GAGCTCGCTGGCGGCCTCCACAGGCCTGGACAGCCATGGCCGGACCCCGTCTCCTTCCCCGCCCTGCGGCAGCTCCCTTAGCCCCTCAGG CCGGACTGGCACGTTCTCCAGCAGCAGATGTGGGGCCTCTGTCCCCATCCCAGTCCCCACGCAGGTGCAGAACTACCAGCGCATTGAGCAGAACCTGCAGTCACCCACCCAGTACCAGACAGCGCG GTCCTCTGCCATCCGCAGGTCAGGCAGCACCAGTCCTTTGGGCTTTGCACGGGCCAGCCCATCACCCCCGTCCCACGCTGAGCACGGAGCCGCCCTGGCCAGGAAGCTGTCCCTGGGTGGGGGCCGGCCCTACACACCGTCTCCCCAGG TCGGAACCATCCCTGAGCGGCCAGGCTGGAGTGGAGCACCCTCCCCTCAAGCATCTGAGATGCGGGGTGGCAAGTCCCCTCGTCCAG gctcctctgcacctGAGCACTCTCCCCACACCAGCGGGCTGGGCTACCGCCTGCACAGCGCCCCCAACCTGTCCGACCTGCATGTCGTCCGTCCCAAGCTGCCCAAGCCCCCCACGGACCCGCTGGGGGTGGCGTTTGGCCACCCACAGGCCAGCCCCCCCCAGCCCTCCCACGGACTTCAATCCTGCCGGCCCCTGCGCGGCTCGCCCAAGCTGCCTGACTTCCTGCAGCGAAACCCCCTGCCCCCTATCCTGGGCTCCCCCACCAAG ACTGTGCCCGCGTTCGAGTTCACCAAGACCCCCAGCTCCCAGAACCTGCTGACCCTCCTGGCCCGGCAAGGCGTGGTCATGACGCCGCCACGGAACCGGACGCTCCCCGACCTCTCCGAGGCAGGGCCCTTCCAGGGGCAGCAACTGGGCCCCGGCCTGCGGCCCACCGAGGACACCAAGGGCCCCTTCGGAAG GTCCCTCAGCACCGGCCGCCTCACAGATCTGCTCCTTAAGGCTGCGTTTGGGACGCAGGCTCCCGACTCAGGCAGCACGGACAGCCTGCAGGAGAAGCCCATGGAGATTG CGCCCTCTGCTGGCTTCGGAGGGAACCTGCACCCAGGAGCTCGTGCTGGGGGCGCCAGCAGCCCTTCCCCCGTAGTGTTCACAGTGGGCTCGCCCCCCAGCGGGACCACGCCACCCCAGGGCCCCCGTACGACCATGTTCTCAG TGGGCTCCTCCAGCTCCCTCAGCTCGGCCGGCTCCTCCTCCGCCCGCCACCTGGCGCCCGGGGCCTACAGCGAGGCCACCCTCGAGGTCCCCGCCCCCGGCCACTGCTGCAGCTTTGCCGACCCTGTCACCGCCAACCTGGAGGGGGCTGTGACCTTCGAGGCCCCCGACCTCCCTGAGGAGACCCTGATGGAG CAAGAGCACACGGAGATCCTGCACAGCCTGCGCTTCACGCTCGTCTTTGTCCAGCACATCCTGGAGATTGCGGCTCTGAAGGGCAGCGCCAGCGAGGCAGCCGGGGGGCCTGAGGACCAGCTGCAGGAGAGCGTGGTGGCCGACCAGATCAGCCTGCTGAGCCGCGAGTGGGG TTTTGCAGAGCAGCTGGTGCTTTACCTGAAGGTGGCCGAGCTCCTGTCCTCGGGCCTGCAGACCGCCATCGACCAGATCCGGGCTGGCAAGCTCTGCCTGTCGTCCACCGTGAAGCAAG TGGTGCGGAAACTGAACGAGCTGTACAAGACCAGCGTGGTGTCCTGCCAAAGCCTGAGCCTGCGGCTGCAGCGCTTCTTCCTGGACAAGCAGCGGCTCCTGGACCGCATCCAGAGCGTCACTGCCGAGAAGCTCATCTTTAGCCACGCAGTGCAGACG GAAAATAGGGGACCTCGTTTTCAAGTCTCTTTACAG GTGCAGTCGGCCGCCCTGGATGAGATGTTCCACCGCCGGGAGGACTGTGTCCAGCGCTACCACAAGGCCCTGCTGCTCATGGAGGGGCTGCAGCAGATTCTCACGGACCAGGCGGACGTGGAGAACATCGCCAAGT GCAAGCTGTGCATTGAGCGGAGACTCTCGGCCCTGCTGACCGGCATCTGTGCCTGA
- the ULK1 gene encoding serine/threonine-protein kinase ULK1 isoform X5, with the protein MKTSWLCTTFRRAPTFPGTPIATGTSTFPPREVWLLCGPPEVSDPVVPKEMANSVYLVMEYCNGGDLADYLHTMRTLSEDTIRLFLQQIAGAMRLLHSKGIIHRDLKPQNILLSNPGGRRANPNNIRVKIADFGFARYLQSNMMAATLCGSPMYMAPEVIMSQHYDGKADLWSIGTIVYQCLTGKAPFQASSPQDLRLFYEKNKTLVPTIPRETSAPLRQLLLALLQRNHKDRVDFDEFFHHPFLDASATVKKSPPVPVPSYPSSGSGSSSSSSSTSHLASPPPCFPQALGLSLSGLPSDPQSLGEMQQELQKTLTSPAEAAGFLHGSRDSGGSSKDSSCDTDDFVMVPAQFPGDLVAEAAGAKPPPDSLMCSGSSLAASTGLDSHGRTPSPSPPCGSSLSPSGRTGTFSSSRCGASVPIPVPTQVQNYQRIEQNLQSPTQYQTARSSAIRRSGSTSPLGFARASPSPPSHAEHGAALARKLSLGGGRPYTPSPQVGTIPERPGWSGAPSPQASEMRGGKSPRPGSSAPEHSPHTSGLGYRLHSAPNLSDLHVVRPKLPKPPTDPLGVAFGHPQASPPQPSHGLQSCRPLRGSPKLPDFLQRNPLPPILGSPTKTVPAFEFTKTPSSQNLLTLLARQGVVMTPPRNRTLPDLSEAGPFQGQQLGPGLRPTEDTKGPFGRSLSTGRLTDLLLKAAFGTQAPDSGSTDSLQEKPMEIAPSAGFGGNLHPGARAGGASSPSPVVFTVGSPPSGTTPPQGPRTTMFSVGSSSSLSSAGSSSARHLAPGAYSEATLEVPAPGHCCSFADPVTANLEGAVTFEAPDLPEETLMEQEHTEILHSLRFTLVFVQHILEIAALKGSASEAAGGPEDQLQESVVADQISLLSREWGFAEQLVLYLKVAELLSSGLQTAIDQIRAGKLCLSSTVKQVVRKLNELYKTSVVSCQSLSLRLQRFFLDKQRLLDRIQSVTAEKLIFSHAVQTENRGPRFQVSLQVQSAALDEMFHRREDCVQRYHKALLLMEGLQQILTDQADVENIAKCKLCIERRLSALLTGICA; encoded by the exons ATGAAAACATCGTGGCTTTGTACGACTTTCAG GAGAGCTCCCACCTTCCCCGGCACCCCAATTGCCACGGGCACCAGCACTTTTCCACCGAGGGAGGTCTGGCTACTGTGTGGCCCTCCAGAGGTGTCGGACCCAGTGGTCCCGAAG GAAATGGCCAATTCCGTCTACCTGGTCATGGAG TACTGTAACGGCGGGGATCTGGCCGACTACCTGCACA CCATGCGCACACTAAGCGAGGACACCATCCGGCTCTTCCTGCAGCAGATCGCGGGCGCCATGCGGCTCCTGCACAGCAAGGGCATCATCCACCGGGACCTGAAGCCCCAGAACATCCTGCTGTCCAACCCTGGCGGGCGCCGCGCCAACCCCAACAACATCCGGGTCAAGATTG CCGACTTCGGCTTCGCCCGGTACCTGCAGAGCAACATGATGGCAGCCACACTTTGTGGCTCCCCCATGTACATG GCCCCAGAAGTCATCATGTCCCAGCACTATGACGGGAAGGCAGACCTGTGGAGCATCGGCACCATCGTGTACCAGTGCCTGACAGGGAAGGCGCCGTTCCAG GCCAGCAGTCCCCAGGACCTCCGCCTCTTCTACGAGAAGAACAAGACGCTGGTCCCCAC CATCCCCCGGGAGACCTCAGCCCCGCTGAGACAGCTGCTCCTGGCTCTGCTTCAGCGCAACCACAAAGACCGCGTGGACTTTG ATGAGTTTTTCCATCACCCCTTTCTGGATGCCAGTGCCACTGTGAAGAAGT cccctcctgtgcCCGTGCCCTCGTACCCGAGCTCGGGGTCTGGCAGCAGCTCCAGCAGCAGCTCCACCTCACACCTGGCTTCCCCACCG CCCTGCTTCCCCCAGGCCCTGGGCCTGAGTCTCAGCGGGCTCCCCTCTGACCCCCAGTCCCTGGGGGAGATGCAGCAGGAGCTCCAGAAGACCCTGACCTCCCCGGCCGAGGCTGCTGGCTTCCTGCATGGCTCCCGGGACTCAGGCGGCAGCAGCAAGGACTCATCCTGCGACACCGACGACTTTGTCATGGTCCCGGCCCAGTTTCCAG gtgacctggtggctGAGGCAGCAGGTGCCAAGCCGCCCCCAGACAGCCTGATGTGCAGTGG GAGCTCGCTGGCGGCCTCCACAGGCCTGGACAGCCATGGCCGGACCCCGTCTCCTTCCCCGCCCTGCGGCAGCTCCCTTAGCCCCTCAGG CCGGACTGGCACGTTCTCCAGCAGCAGATGTGGGGCCTCTGTCCCCATCCCAGTCCCCACGCAGGTGCAGAACTACCAGCGCATTGAGCAGAACCTGCAGTCACCCACCCAGTACCAGACAGCGCG GTCCTCTGCCATCCGCAGGTCAGGCAGCACCAGTCCTTTGGGCTTTGCACGGGCCAGCCCATCACCCCCGTCCCACGCTGAGCACGGAGCCGCCCTGGCCAGGAAGCTGTCCCTGGGTGGGGGCCGGCCCTACACACCGTCTCCCCAGG TCGGAACCATCCCTGAGCGGCCAGGCTGGAGTGGAGCACCCTCCCCTCAAGCATCTGAGATGCGGGGTGGCAAGTCCCCTCGTCCAG gctcctctgcacctGAGCACTCTCCCCACACCAGCGGGCTGGGCTACCGCCTGCACAGCGCCCCCAACCTGTCCGACCTGCATGTCGTCCGTCCCAAGCTGCCCAAGCCCCCCACGGACCCGCTGGGGGTGGCGTTTGGCCACCCACAGGCCAGCCCCCCCCAGCCCTCCCACGGACTTCAATCCTGCCGGCCCCTGCGCGGCTCGCCCAAGCTGCCTGACTTCCTGCAGCGAAACCCCCTGCCCCCTATCCTGGGCTCCCCCACCAAG ACTGTGCCCGCGTTCGAGTTCACCAAGACCCCCAGCTCCCAGAACCTGCTGACCCTCCTGGCCCGGCAAGGCGTGGTCATGACGCCGCCACGGAACCGGACGCTCCCCGACCTCTCCGAGGCAGGGCCCTTCCAGGGGCAGCAACTGGGCCCCGGCCTGCGGCCCACCGAGGACACCAAGGGCCCCTTCGGAAG GTCCCTCAGCACCGGCCGCCTCACAGATCTGCTCCTTAAGGCTGCGTTTGGGACGCAGGCTCCCGACTCAGGCAGCACGGACAGCCTGCAGGAGAAGCCCATGGAGATTG CGCCCTCTGCTGGCTTCGGAGGGAACCTGCACCCAGGAGCTCGTGCTGGGGGCGCCAGCAGCCCTTCCCCCGTAGTGTTCACAGTGGGCTCGCCCCCCAGCGGGACCACGCCACCCCAGGGCCCCCGTACGACCATGTTCTCAG TGGGCTCCTCCAGCTCCCTCAGCTCGGCCGGCTCCTCCTCCGCCCGCCACCTGGCGCCCGGGGCCTACAGCGAGGCCACCCTCGAGGTCCCCGCCCCCGGCCACTGCTGCAGCTTTGCCGACCCTGTCACCGCCAACCTGGAGGGGGCTGTGACCTTCGAGGCCCCCGACCTCCCTGAGGAGACCCTGATGGAG CAAGAGCACACGGAGATCCTGCACAGCCTGCGCTTCACGCTCGTCTTTGTCCAGCACATCCTGGAGATTGCGGCTCTGAAGGGCAGCGCCAGCGAGGCAGCCGGGGGGCCTGAGGACCAGCTGCAGGAGAGCGTGGTGGCCGACCAGATCAGCCTGCTGAGCCGCGAGTGGGG TTTTGCAGAGCAGCTGGTGCTTTACCTGAAGGTGGCCGAGCTCCTGTCCTCGGGCCTGCAGACCGCCATCGACCAGATCCGGGCTGGCAAGCTCTGCCTGTCGTCCACCGTGAAGCAAG TGGTGCGGAAACTGAACGAGCTGTACAAGACCAGCGTGGTGTCCTGCCAAAGCCTGAGCCTGCGGCTGCAGCGCTTCTTCCTGGACAAGCAGCGGCTCCTGGACCGCATCCAGAGCGTCACTGCCGAGAAGCTCATCTTTAGCCACGCAGTGCAGACG GAAAATAGGGGACCTCGTTTTCAAGTCTCTTTACAG GTGCAGTCGGCCGCCCTGGATGAGATGTTCCACCGCCGGGAGGACTGTGTCCAGCGCTACCACAAGGCCCTGCTGCTCATGGAGGGGCTGCAGCAGATTCTCACGGACCAGGCGGACGTGGAGAACATCGCCAAGT GCAAGCTGTGCATTGAGCGGAGACTCTCGGCCCTGCTGACCGGCATCTGTGCCTGA